A stretch of the Synechococcales cyanobacterium T60_A2020_003 genome encodes the following:
- a CDS encoding cytochrome b6-f complex subunit IV: MSTLKKPDLSDPKLREKLKQGMGHNYYGEPAWPNDLLYTFPVVILGTIACCVSLAVLDPALVGEPANPFATPLEILPEWYLYPAFQILRVVPNKLLGIALQTAIPLGLMLIPFIENVNKFQNPFRRPLATSVFLFGTLVTIWLGIGATFPISKSLTLGLF, translated from the coding sequence ATGTCAACGCTTAAGAAGCCGGATCTGAGCGATCCAAAGTTACGGGAGAAGTTAAAGCAGGGCATGGGTCACAATTACTACGGTGAACCTGCATGGCCGAACGATCTTCTCTACACCTTCCCCGTTGTAATCCTGGGAACGATCGCCTGTTGCGTTTCCCTAGCAGTTCTTGATCCTGCGTTGGTGGGTGAGCCTGCCAACCCGTTTGCAACACCCCTAGAAATTTTGCCTGAGTGGTACCTGTACCCGGCCTTCCAGATTTTGCGGGTTGTGCCCAACAAACTCCTGGGGATTGCGCTACAAACCGCAATTCCTCTGGGCTTAATGTTGATTCCGTTCATTGAGAACGTGAACAAGTTCCAAAATCCGTTCCGTCGTCCTTTGGCAACTAGTGTGTTCCTGTTTGGAACCCTGGTGACCATTTGGCTCGGTATCGGTGCAACGTTCCCCATCAGCAAGTCTCTGACGCTGGGGTTGTTCTAG
- a CDS encoding cytochrome b6, with the protein MFTKQVTDSKLYKWFNDRLEVQAIADDISSKYVPPHVNIFYCLGGITLVCFLIQFATGFAMTFYYKPSVTEAFASVQYIMTEVNFGWLIRSIHRWSASMMVLMMILHVFRVYLTGGFKKPRELTWVTGVILAVITVSFGVTGYSLPWDQVGYWAVKIVSGVPEAIPVVGSFMVELLRGGTSVGQSTLTRFYSLHTFVLPWLIAVFMLLHFLMIRKQGISGPL; encoded by the coding sequence ATGTTTACTAAGCAGGTAACGGACTCAAAGCTCTACAAGTGGTTTAACGATCGCCTAGAGGTTCAAGCGATCGCTGACGATATCAGCAGCAAGTACGTCCCTCCCCACGTCAATATCTTCTATTGCCTAGGTGGCATCACCCTAGTGTGCTTCCTCATCCAGTTTGCAACTGGCTTTGCAATGACCTTCTACTATAAGCCAAGCGTCACGGAAGCCTTCGCATCAGTGCAATACATCATGACCGAAGTTAACTTTGGTTGGTTGATCCGCTCTATTCATCGTTGGTCTGCCAGCATGATGGTGCTGATGATGATCCTCCATGTTTTCCGCGTGTACCTCACGGGTGGCTTTAAGAAACCTCGTGAGCTGACCTGGGTAACGGGCGTGATCTTGGCGGTGATTACCGTTTCATTTGGTGTAACGGGTTACTCGTTGCCTTGGGACCAGGTTGGTTACTGGGCGGTTAAAATCGTATCCGGTGTCCCTGAGGCGATCCCCGTAGTTGGTTCCTTCATGGTTGAGCTACTGCGCGGTGGTACCAGCGTTGGTCAGTCCACCCTAACTCGTTTCTACAGCCTGCATACTTTCGTATTGCCTTGGCTGATTGCAGTGTTTATGCTGCTGCACTTCTTGATGATCCGCAAGCAAGGGATTTCTGGCCCCTTGTAA